In the genome of Bradysia coprophila strain Holo2 unplaced genomic scaffold, BU_Bcop_v1 contig_232, whole genome shotgun sequence, one region contains:
- the LOC119076599 gene encoding uncharacterized protein LOC119076599 isoform X1, translating into MIICRVCLDNNDTLIPLISDNADARPLVYMLNGFTIINAEKQLPKYICETCAAHLDAAYSFKRKYEDSIVRFVRQTSYNEESDAMITCESSRTSKMYYQRDFQLETETMRLSYLTEYDLTTDEDNDGQVLTKLISLGDRPPNDAERLNSDDDKKDRCHGLAGYSNIWNENYANLSQKHSDNGSVHEALEGPEAVQGSQDISSVYQESNLLPDVVNNQDDDGLFQCEVHHQDIHNQTQEALLPYDMFNSHERNGNLLPYIINPHDINNEDEQSNLLPDVYNNQETDGESSHSCIYQQDMNNEDGDSNILPDDVISNRDDETLSLENPNSCCTEQTNQPNNIDNENGQQDELLEYLKLKRSETASPEIFSKVYHYGYGMKPLKCDVCCRWFKTERHIRAHLFHHYLDEKKIKCRKCRLTFLTEPHFRNHRCVSPI; encoded by the exons ATGATCATTTGTCGCGTCTGTTTGGACAACAATGATACGTTGATTCCATTGATATCGGATAACGCCGATGCAAGACCCTTAGTGTACATGCTGAACGGATTCACGATTATT AACGCTGAAAAGCAACTACCAAAATACATTTGTGAGACATGCGCTGCACACTTAGACGCTGCGTACTCCTTTAAGAGAAAGTATGAGGATTCTATTGTCAGATTTGTTCGCCAGACATCGTATAATGAGGAATCGGATGCAATGATAACTTGTGAGAGTAGCAGGACCAGCAAAATGTATTATCAAAGAGATTTTCAACTTGAGACTGAGACAATGCGATTAAGCTACCTGACGGAGTACGATTTGACTACTGATGAGGACAATGATGGTCAAGTCTTGACAAAATTAATATCATTGGGTGACCGACCACCCAATGATGCAGAGCGGTTGAATTCTGATGATGACAAAAAGGATAGATGTCATGGTCTGGCAGGCTACTCTAATATTTGGAATGAAAATTACGCGAATTTGAGTCAAAAACATTCGGACAACGGATCGGTGCATGAAGCTTTGGAAGGACCTGAAGCAGTTCAAGGATCGCAGGACATCAGTAGCGTGTATCAAGAGTCAAATCTCCTACCAGATGTGGTAAATAACCAAGACGATGATGGTCTATTTCAATGTGAAGTGCATCACCAAGACATCCACAATCAGACTCAAGAGGCGCTTCTTCCATACGATATGTTTAATAGCCACGAAAGAAATGGTAATCTATTACCCTATATTATCAATCCCCACGACATTAACAATGAGGATGAACAGTCGAATCTTCTACCAGATGTGTACAATAACCAAGAAACAGATGGTGAGTCATCGCATTCTTGTATCTATCAGCAGGACATGAATAATGAGGATGGAGATTCGAATATTCTTCCCGATGATGTTATTTCCAACCGCGATGATGAGACGCTTAGCttagaaaatccaaattcaTGCTGTACCGAGCAAACGAATCAGCCGAACAATATTGACAATGAAAATGGACAACAAGACGAACTATTGGAGTACTTGAAACTGAAACGATCAGAGACGGCATCGCCGGAAATTTTTAGTAAGGTGTATCATTACGGTTACGGTATGAAACCGTTAAAATGTGACGTCTGCTGTAGGTGGTTCAAAACTGAGAGACATATCAGAGCTCATCTGTTCCATCATTATTTAgatgagaaaaaaatcaagtGCAGGAAATGTCGGTTGACATTTCTAACAGAGCCCCACTTCAGAAATCACAGATGCGTTTCGCCAATATAA
- the LOC119076599 gene encoding uncharacterized protein LOC119076599 isoform X2, whose product MIICRVCLDNNDTLIPLISDNADARPLVYMLNGFTIINAEKQLPKYICETCAAHLDAAYSFKRKYEDSIVRFVRQTSYNEESDAMITCESSRTSKMYYQRDFQLETETMRLSYLTEYDLTTDEDNDGQVLTKLISLGDRPPNDAERLNSDDDKKDRCHGLAGYSNIWNENYANLSQKHSDNGSVHEALEGPEAVQGSQDISSVYQESNLLPDVVNNQDDDGLFQCEVHHQDIHNQTQEALLPYDMFNSHERNDVYNNQETDGESSHSCIYQQDMNNEDGDSNILPDDVISNRDDETLSLENPNSCCTEQTNQPNNIDNENGQQDELLEYLKLKRSETASPEIFSKVYHYGYGMKPLKCDVCCRWFKTERHIRAHLFHHYLDEKKIKCRKCRLTFLTEPHFRNHRCVSPI is encoded by the exons ATGATCATTTGTCGCGTCTGTTTGGACAACAATGATACGTTGATTCCATTGATATCGGATAACGCCGATGCAAGACCCTTAGTGTACATGCTGAACGGATTCACGATTATT AACGCTGAAAAGCAACTACCAAAATACATTTGTGAGACATGCGCTGCACACTTAGACGCTGCGTACTCCTTTAAGAGAAAGTATGAGGATTCTATTGTCAGATTTGTTCGCCAGACATCGTATAATGAGGAATCGGATGCAATGATAACTTGTGAGAGTAGCAGGACCAGCAAAATGTATTATCAAAGAGATTTTCAACTTGAGACTGAGACAATGCGATTAAGCTACCTGACGGAGTACGATTTGACTACTGATGAGGACAATGATGGTCAAGTCTTGACAAAATTAATATCATTGGGTGACCGACCACCCAATGATGCAGAGCGGTTGAATTCTGATGATGACAAAAAGGATAGATGTCATGGTCTGGCAGGCTACTCTAATATTTGGAATGAAAATTACGCGAATTTGAGTCAAAAACATTCGGACAACGGATCGGTGCATGAAGCTTTGGAAGGACCTGAAGCAGTTCAAGGATCGCAGGACATCAGTAGCGTGTATCAAGAGTCAAATCTCCTACCAGATGTGGTAAATAACCAAGACGATGATGGTCTATTTCAATGTGAAGTGCATCACCAAGACATCCACAATCAGACTCAAGAGGCGCTTCTTCCATACGATATGTTTAATAGCCACGAAAGAAATG ATGTGTACAATAACCAAGAAACAGATGGTGAGTCATCGCATTCTTGTATCTATCAGCAGGACATGAATAATGAGGATGGAGATTCGAATATTCTTCCCGATGATGTTATTTCCAACCGCGATGATGAGACGCTTAGCttagaaaatccaaattcaTGCTGTACCGAGCAAACGAATCAGCCGAACAATATTGACAATGAAAATGGACAACAAGACGAACTATTGGAGTACTTGAAACTGAAACGATCAGAGACGGCATCGCCGGAAATTTTTAGTAAGGTGTATCATTACGGTTACGGTATGAAACCGTTAAAATGTGACGTCTGCTGTAGGTGGTTCAAAACTGAGAGACATATCAGAGCTCATCTGTTCCATCATTATTTAgatgagaaaaaaatcaagtGCAGGAAATGTCGGTTGACATTTCTAACAGAGCCCCACTTCAGAAATCACAGATGCGTTTCGCCAATATAA
- the LOC119076605 gene encoding mycosubtilin synthase subunit C-like isoform X1 — MGAKQSVVEGANSDEKLKFVHKIFEERLSENVINRPALLYHDAAESVRSTSFNDLNRTANRLAACILEMLRDNDAMRNQDGDYVIAVCMSKNDYSITMLLATWKIGAAYLAIERNLPVNQIRFLVKDAAPTMIICDHYADRSAFENVCCISYEELLAKSVLCEDDNIHSQNSVRCSDDDIAIILYTSGTAGAMKGVRIPHSAVRNKLQWLESRFPFSTSEKVGVLISELSSVDSVAEIWNPLLNGVAVLIVPSDVIKDPSKLVDFLEANKIERLVVTPTLLMSVVNYISLRKECRLSNLKTWMCGGETLTTLSAKKFFRYFRDGMHRLCNFYGSTETMGTASYFVCEDIKELEGVSNVPIGYPLDNTSIFIMNKDLSPVKPGEIGEICVAGSSLARGYVADKEKSKFIPNRFMDNPKFDRLHRTGDFGKLIRDGCIQYEGRMDSQINVRGNLMRLSVIETGLQSIDQVDGGVVVLHHSDNEDQTVLVFAVLKSNFNGLPSDKSQKADEIESVLRSKFGDIENLRVVVIESIPLLLNGKIDRQALIRAYENMTGKSNTEYDLTGIANDRVNRAQEVFDIIRNVIGTSSNGTISAQSNFYELGGDSLKSIIAVAQLCDMGYSIRPSDFAKTKRLGDVLDKIFDEGSAKETSTKFKTIPLAMHHKHHVISIITTTFHDGCDLGTYIMERSDAIDHKDFVEQTWDFLIEKDLSFAVMDSDGNIVGVSINKDGQDLPKIKILHSLGIILQFLDSLEKPVLEKRLPNEKKKIFHNYVRATSAKLTPPEKVEAIQKMEEVNLDIARRKGFIGILITNTDLLTQQLASNVYGYETLVDYQVNTYVHRDGTKPFQKAPDTQRVMVQWKSISESNL; from the exons ATGGGAGCAAAACAGTCAGTTGTCGAGGGCGCAAATTctgatgaaaaattgaaatttgtgcATAAAATATTCGAGGAACGGTTAAGTGAGAATGTTATTAACCGACCGGCTTTACTTTACCACGATGCCGCAGAGTCTGTTCGATCAACCAGTTTCAATGATTTGAATAGAACGGCCAATCGTTTAGCTGCTTGCATATTGGAAATGCTCCGGGATAACGATGCGATGCGTAATCAGGATGGTGATTACGTCATAGCTGTTTGTATGTCGAAAAACGATTACTCGATTACTATGCTGCTGGCTACATGGAAGATTGGAGCGGCATATCTAGCAATTGAGCGTAATCTTCCTGTTAACCAGATTCGGTTTTTGGTGAAAGACGCTGCACCAACAATGATTATATGCGATCACTATGCGGATCGCAgtgcttttgaaaatgtatgttgCATATCGTATGAAGAACTCCTTGCAAAATCCGTACTCTGTGAGGATGACAATATTCACAGTCAAAATTCCGTCAGATGTAGTGACGATGATattgcaattattttgtataCGTCGGGTACTGCTGGCGCAATGAAAG GTGTGCGTATTCCCCATTCTGCTGTACGAAATAAACTTCAGTGGTTGGAATCAAGGTTCCCATTCTCAACGTCAGAAAAGGTTGGTGTCTTGATTTCTGAGCTGAGTTCGGTCGATTCTGTTGCTGAAATCTGGAATCCGTTATTGAATG GAGTCGCCGTGTTAATTGTACCCTCAGACGTGATCAAAGATCCATCGAAGCTCGTAGATTTTCTAGAAGCCAACAAAATAGAGCGACTTGTTGTCACGCCCACGCTATTGATGTCAGTTGTAAATTATATCTCGTTGCGGAAGGAGTGTCGGTTGAGCAACCTGAAGACTTGGATGTGTGGTGGCGAAACGTTGACGACATTGTCAGCCAAAAAGTTTTTCAGATACTTCCGCGATGGCATGCATCGACTGTGTAACTTCTACGGAAGTACGGAGACAATGGGCACTGCTTCCTACTTTGTGTGCGAGGATATCAAAGAGCTAGAAGGCGTATCTAACGTTCCGATTGGGTATCCGCTTGATAACACATCCATTTTCATAATGAACAAGGACCTGAGTCCAGTCAAACCGGGAGAAATTGGAGAAATTTGTGTTGCCGGTTCGAGTTTAGCGAGAGGGTATGTGGCGGACAaggaaaaatcgaaattcatcCCCAACCGTTTCATGGATAATCCAA AATTCGACCGTCTTCATCGAACCGGAGATTTTGGAAAACTAATCAGAGACGGTTGCATTCAATACGAAGGTCGAATGGACTCTCAAATTAACGTCCGTGGAAATTTGATGAGGTTATCGGTCATTGAAACGGGCTTACAATCTATTGATCAAGTTGACGGGGGAGTTGTTGTACTTCATCATTCTGATAACGAAGATCAGACCGTACTGGTATTTGCAGTCCTCAAAAGCAATTTTAATGGATTACCAAGTGATAAGAGCCAAAAAGCCGACGAAATTGAGAGTGTATTGCGGTCCAAGTTCGGTGATATTGAGAATCTGCGTGTTGTCGTCATTGAATCGATCCCGTTActattaaatggaaaaattgatcGGCAAGCATTGATACGAGCCTATGAAAATATGACTGGGAAAA GTAACACTGAATACGATCTAACTGGAATAGCCAACGATCGAGTGAATCGAGCACAAGAAGTTTTTGATATAATTCGCAATGTGATCGGAACGTCAAGTAACGGAACAATTTCAGCTCAAAGTAATTTCTACGAACTAGGTGGGGATTCACTGAAATCGATCATTGCCGTCGCTCAACTATGCGATATGGGTTACTCCATTCGACCATCAGATTTCGCAAAGACCAAGCGTTTGGGCGATGTTTTAGACAAAATTTTCGACGAAGGAAGTGCGAAAGAAActtcaacgaaattcaaaacaattccCCTTGCAATGCACCATAAGCATCACGTGATTTC GATAATAACGACAACTTTCCATGATGGATGCGATTTGGGTACATACATAATGGAACGCTCCGATGCCATTGATCATAAAGACTTTGTGGAACAGACGTGGGattttttaatcgaaaaagatttgaGTTTCGCTGTTATGGATAGTGATGGCAACATCGTTGGTGTCAGTATCAATAAAGATGGCCAGGACTTGCCCAAGATCAAGATACTGCACTCTCTTGGCATTATTTTACAGTTTCTGGATTCACTTGAAAAGCCTGTGCT CGAGAAACGACTtccaaacgaaaaaaagaaaattttccataacTATGTCAGGGCCACATCCGCAAAGCTAACTCCACCGGAAAAAGTTGAAGCCATTCAAAAAATGGAAGAAGTGAATTTGGACATTGCCCGACGTAAAGGGTTCATTGGCATTTTGATTACAAACACAGATCTGTTGACGCAACAACTTGCATCCAATGTGTACGGTTATGAAACGTTGGTCGATTATCAGGTCAATACGTACGTGCATCGGGACGGGACAAAACCTTTCCAGAAAGCTCCTGACACACAACGTGTTATGGTGCAATGGAAAAGTATTTCGGAGTCGAATTTATAA
- the LOC119076605 gene encoding bacitracin synthase 1-like isoform X2, protein MGAKQSVVEGANSDEKLKFVHKIFEERLSENVINRPALLYHDAAESVRSTSFNDLNRTANRLAACILEMLRDNDAMRNQDGDYVIAVCMSKNDYSITMLLATWKIGAAYLAIERNLPVNQIRFLVKDAAPTMIICDHYADRSAFENVCCISYEELLAKSVLCEDDNIHSQNSVRCSDDDIAIILYTSGTAGAMKGVRIPHSAVRNKLQWLESRFPFSTSEKVGVLISELSSVDSVAEIWNPLLNGVAVLIVPSDVIKDPSKLVDFLEANKIERLVVTPTLLMSVVNYISLRKECRLSNLKTWMCGGETLTTLSAKKFFRYFRDGMHRLCNFYGSTETMGTASYFVCEDIKELEGVSNVPIGYPLDNTSIFIMNKDLSPVKPGEIGEICVAGSSLARGYVADKEKSKFIPNRFMDNPKFDRLHRTGDFGKLIRDGCIQYEGRMDSQINVRGNLMRLSVIETGLQSIDQVDGGVVVLHHSDNEDQTVLVFAVLKSNFNGLPSDKSQKADEIESVLRSKFGDIENLRVVVIESIPLLLNGKIDRQALIRAYENMTGKSGDSLKSIIAVAQLCDMGYSIRPSDFAKTKRLGDVLDKIFDEGSAKETSTKFKTIPLAMHHKHHVISIITTTFHDGCDLGTYIMERSDAIDHKDFVEQTWDFLIEKDLSFAVMDSDGNIVGVSINKDGQDLPKIKILHSLGIILQFLDSLEKPVLEKRLPNEKKKIFHNYVRATSAKLTPPEKVEAIQKMEEVNLDIARRKGFIGILITNTDLLTQQLASNVYGYETLVDYQVNTYVHRDGTKPFQKAPDTQRVMVQWKSISESNL, encoded by the exons ATGGGAGCAAAACAGTCAGTTGTCGAGGGCGCAAATTctgatgaaaaattgaaatttgtgcATAAAATATTCGAGGAACGGTTAAGTGAGAATGTTATTAACCGACCGGCTTTACTTTACCACGATGCCGCAGAGTCTGTTCGATCAACCAGTTTCAATGATTTGAATAGAACGGCCAATCGTTTAGCTGCTTGCATATTGGAAATGCTCCGGGATAACGATGCGATGCGTAATCAGGATGGTGATTACGTCATAGCTGTTTGTATGTCGAAAAACGATTACTCGATTACTATGCTGCTGGCTACATGGAAGATTGGAGCGGCATATCTAGCAATTGAGCGTAATCTTCCTGTTAACCAGATTCGGTTTTTGGTGAAAGACGCTGCACCAACAATGATTATATGCGATCACTATGCGGATCGCAgtgcttttgaaaatgtatgttgCATATCGTATGAAGAACTCCTTGCAAAATCCGTACTCTGTGAGGATGACAATATTCACAGTCAAAATTCCGTCAGATGTAGTGACGATGATattgcaattattttgtataCGTCGGGTACTGCTGGCGCAATGAAAG GTGTGCGTATTCCCCATTCTGCTGTACGAAATAAACTTCAGTGGTTGGAATCAAGGTTCCCATTCTCAACGTCAGAAAAGGTTGGTGTCTTGATTTCTGAGCTGAGTTCGGTCGATTCTGTTGCTGAAATCTGGAATCCGTTATTGAATG GAGTCGCCGTGTTAATTGTACCCTCAGACGTGATCAAAGATCCATCGAAGCTCGTAGATTTTCTAGAAGCCAACAAAATAGAGCGACTTGTTGTCACGCCCACGCTATTGATGTCAGTTGTAAATTATATCTCGTTGCGGAAGGAGTGTCGGTTGAGCAACCTGAAGACTTGGATGTGTGGTGGCGAAACGTTGACGACATTGTCAGCCAAAAAGTTTTTCAGATACTTCCGCGATGGCATGCATCGACTGTGTAACTTCTACGGAAGTACGGAGACAATGGGCACTGCTTCCTACTTTGTGTGCGAGGATATCAAAGAGCTAGAAGGCGTATCTAACGTTCCGATTGGGTATCCGCTTGATAACACATCCATTTTCATAATGAACAAGGACCTGAGTCCAGTCAAACCGGGAGAAATTGGAGAAATTTGTGTTGCCGGTTCGAGTTTAGCGAGAGGGTATGTGGCGGACAaggaaaaatcgaaattcatcCCCAACCGTTTCATGGATAATCCAA AATTCGACCGTCTTCATCGAACCGGAGATTTTGGAAAACTAATCAGAGACGGTTGCATTCAATACGAAGGTCGAATGGACTCTCAAATTAACGTCCGTGGAAATTTGATGAGGTTATCGGTCATTGAAACGGGCTTACAATCTATTGATCAAGTTGACGGGGGAGTTGTTGTACTTCATCATTCTGATAACGAAGATCAGACCGTACTGGTATTTGCAGTCCTCAAAAGCAATTTTAATGGATTACCAAGTGATAAGAGCCAAAAAGCCGACGAAATTGAGAGTGTATTGCGGTCCAAGTTCGGTGATATTGAGAATCTGCGTGTTGTCGTCATTGAATCGATCCCGTTActattaaatggaaaaattgatcGGCAAGCATTGATACGAGCCTATGAAAATATGACTGGGAAAA GTGGGGATTCACTGAAATCGATCATTGCCGTCGCTCAACTATGCGATATGGGTTACTCCATTCGACCATCAGATTTCGCAAAGACCAAGCGTTTGGGCGATGTTTTAGACAAAATTTTCGACGAAGGAAGTGCGAAAGAAActtcaacgaaattcaaaacaattccCCTTGCAATGCACCATAAGCATCACGTGATTTC GATAATAACGACAACTTTCCATGATGGATGCGATTTGGGTACATACATAATGGAACGCTCCGATGCCATTGATCATAAAGACTTTGTGGAACAGACGTGGGattttttaatcgaaaaagatttgaGTTTCGCTGTTATGGATAGTGATGGCAACATCGTTGGTGTCAGTATCAATAAAGATGGCCAGGACTTGCCCAAGATCAAGATACTGCACTCTCTTGGCATTATTTTACAGTTTCTGGATTCACTTGAAAAGCCTGTGCT CGAGAAACGACTtccaaacgaaaaaaagaaaattttccataacTATGTCAGGGCCACATCCGCAAAGCTAACTCCACCGGAAAAAGTTGAAGCCATTCAAAAAATGGAAGAAGTGAATTTGGACATTGCCCGACGTAAAGGGTTCATTGGCATTTTGATTACAAACACAGATCTGTTGACGCAACAACTTGCATCCAATGTGTACGGTTATGAAACGTTGGTCGATTATCAGGTCAATACGTACGTGCATCGGGACGGGACAAAACCTTTCCAGAAAGCTCCTGACACACAACGTGTTATGGTGCAATGGAAAAGTATTTCGGAGTCGAATTTATAA
- the LOC119076607 gene encoding uncharacterized protein LOC119076607, producing MMSFAMSNSTFVNVLIVAVLSCLIRSVVTLKCYQCETSTNKNCTYFFDLYLSVKPQECVDNGSLSLNGFSLSCLKILTTNYYGKIVNHQVVRKCIWKHENQNPCAIPTTLRPYSGPRTAHQTCTVCSDKDGCNGGSSLTNFTELVVLGAVGALMSTVALYVQ from the exons AGTTTTGCCATGTCAAATTCAACgtttgtaaatgttttaattgTCGCAGTTTTATCCTGTCTAATCCGGTCGG TGGTCACATTGAAGTGTTACCAATGCGAAACATCAACGAATAAGAATTGCACCTATTTTTTTGACCTGTACCTTTCTGTAAAGCCACAAGAATGTGTAGACAATGGATCCTTATCGCTTAACGGCTTTTCACTCAGCTGTTTGAAAATTCTGACTACCAATT ATTACGGCAAAATCGTTAATCATCAAGTTGTTCGTAAGTGCATATGGAAGCACGAAAATCAGAACCCATGTGCCATACCGACAACATTACGGCCATATTCAGGCCCCCGTACAGCCCATCAAACTTGTACCGTTTGCAGTGACAAAGATGGCTGCAACGGTGGCAGTTCATTGACAAACTTTACAGAATTGGTCGTTTTGGGAGCAGTGGGAGCACTGATGAGTACCGTCGCTTTGTATGTTCAATga